A window of Haliscomenobacter hydrossis DSM 1100 contains these coding sequences:
- a CDS encoding PH domain-containing protein yields the protein MLFENQQIATAELPSVETVQFQSLPPQALKLRTIGWCITQGLILLILLGVMLFGAVFKQKWPWLLVFGAWALQAIYFFWMARRRFYREGYAVREKDIIHIKGYWLRTQLTVPYNRVQHVEIEQGPLARAFGLGGISVYTAGDSGGDLSISGIEYAEAERIKQFIAQKVGNDE from the coding sequence ATGCTATTTGAAAACCAACAGATCGCTACGGCAGAACTGCCGAGTGTAGAAACCGTACAATTTCAGAGCCTGCCACCCCAAGCCCTGAAATTGCGCACCATTGGCTGGTGCATCACCCAAGGCTTGATCTTGTTGATCTTGCTGGGGGTCATGCTTTTTGGCGCGGTTTTTAAACAAAAATGGCCCTGGTTACTGGTTTTTGGAGCATGGGCCTTACAAGCCATTTATTTTTTCTGGATGGCTCGCCGACGTTTTTACCGCGAAGGTTATGCCGTGCGGGAAAAAGACATCATCCACATCAAAGGCTATTGGCTGCGTACCCAGTTAACGGTGCCCTACAATCGGGTGCAACACGTTGAAATTGAGCAGGGGCCGCTGGCCAGGGCTTTCGGATTGGGAGGAATTAGTGTATACACTGCTGGGGATAGTGGCGGCGACCTCAGCATCTCCGGCATTGAATACGCCGAAGCCGAACGCATCAAACAGTTTATTGCACAAAAAGTGGGCAACGATGAGTGA
- a CDS encoding threonine aldolase family protein, with product MINLISDTVTKPTPGMLQAMLQAEVGDDVFGEDPTVNALEAKAAALFGKEAALFCPSGTMTNQIAIKVHTQPLDEVICDEYSHIYQYEVGGYAFNSGIGVNLIKGSNGKITAEQVAAAIKPVYDWLPISKLVVLENTCNKGGGSFYTLDEIRPIQEVCRERGLSLHLDGARLFNALVETGESTAAVGEVFDSISICLSKGLGAPVGSLLIGSSAFIRQARRVRKALGGGMRQAGFLAAAGIYALDHHVQRLKEDNERAKRLGQVLASQTYVDNVRPVQSNIVIFDLKAPWTAESYLEFLAERGINASAFGPQTVRFVTHLDVSEAMIDRVLEVIASV from the coding sequence ATGATCAATCTCATTTCCGATACTGTGACAAAGCCCACTCCCGGCATGTTGCAAGCCATGTTACAAGCCGAAGTCGGCGACGATGTATTTGGCGAAGACCCCACGGTAAATGCCCTTGAAGCCAAAGCCGCCGCACTATTTGGCAAAGAAGCGGCCCTGTTTTGCCCATCGGGCACCATGACCAACCAAATCGCCATCAAGGTACACACCCAGCCGCTGGACGAGGTCATTTGTGACGAATACTCGCACATTTATCAATACGAGGTAGGCGGCTACGCCTTCAATTCCGGAATTGGGGTCAATCTGATCAAAGGCAGCAACGGCAAAATTACCGCCGAGCAAGTTGCTGCGGCCATCAAACCCGTGTACGACTGGTTGCCCATCAGCAAATTGGTGGTGCTCGAAAATACCTGCAACAAAGGGGGTGGCAGTTTTTATACGCTGGATGAAATTCGGCCCATCCAAGAAGTGTGCCGTGAACGTGGATTGAGCCTGCATCTGGATGGCGCCCGCTTGTTCAATGCCCTGGTAGAAACGGGAGAAAGTACGGCCGCAGTGGGGGAAGTTTTTGACAGTATTTCCATCTGTTTGTCCAAAGGGCTAGGCGCGCCAGTGGGTTCTTTGCTGATTGGCAGCAGCGCGTTTATCCGCCAGGCTCGGCGGGTGCGCAAGGCCCTGGGCGGCGGCATGCGCCAAGCTGGTTTTTTGGCCGCTGCAGGGATTTATGCCCTGGATCACCACGTCCAACGTTTGAAAGAAGACAACGAGCGGGCCAAACGCCTGGGCCAGGTCCTGGCAAGCCAAACTTACGTCGATAATGTGCGGCCCGTTCAAAGCAATATTGTCATCTTTGATCTTAAAGCGCCCTGGACGGCTGAATCGTATCTGGAATTTTTGGCCGAGCGCGGCATCAATGCCTCGGCATTTGGCCCACAAACGGTGCGTTTTGTGACCCATTTGGATGTTAGCGAAGCCATGATTGATCGTGTTTTGGAAGTCATTGCTTCAGTTTAA